A stretch of Natronobacterium texcoconense DNA encodes these proteins:
- a CDS encoding TrmB family transcriptional regulator → MDEHADLLAELGLSNYEARAYVELTRGGAMTADEVAAESDVPQGRVYDVLNSLVDRSLARADDGRPRTYVHVEPDEAVDRLLDRRVEELEEQQTAYERTASAAADALSGITEDDTKGGFTTSALHEDAARDLLLERFAAADDSIRIAADTVDVSPEFETVFADRLRDLLEIDISVRLLATNFEHAADRIDDLVATGMEAREAERIPEQRFIVLDGSEVCLEVVNPAAPDELLAVVNFREDETARELAESFDELWEQADTWRMDD, encoded by the coding sequence ATGGACGAACACGCCGATCTACTCGCTGAACTCGGGCTCTCGAACTACGAGGCGAGAGCCTACGTGGAACTCACACGGGGTGGGGCGATGACTGCCGACGAGGTCGCCGCAGAATCAGACGTCCCCCAGGGACGGGTGTACGACGTGCTGAACTCGCTAGTCGACCGCTCGCTAGCCAGAGCAGACGACGGACGCCCCCGAACCTACGTCCACGTCGAACCCGACGAAGCCGTCGACCGACTCCTGGATCGCCGAGTCGAAGAACTCGAGGAACAGCAAACAGCCTACGAACGGACAGCTTCGGCCGCAGCCGACGCACTTTCGGGGATTACCGAAGACGACACGAAAGGCGGGTTCACCACGAGTGCGCTTCACGAGGACGCGGCCCGGGATCTGTTGCTCGAGCGGTTCGCCGCAGCCGACGACTCGATCCGGATTGCTGCGGACACGGTCGACGTCAGTCCCGAGTTCGAAACCGTGTTCGCTGACCGACTGCGAGACCTTCTCGAGATAGATATCTCGGTCCGCCTCCTGGCGACGAACTTCGAACATGCAGCCGACCGGATCGACGACCTCGTCGCCACCGGGATGGAGGCCCGAGAAGCGGAACGGATCCCCGAGCAACGATTCATCGTGCTGGACGGCTCGGAAGTTTGTCTCGAGGTCGTCAACCCCGCAGCACCCGACGAACTGCTCGCGGTCGTCAACTTCCGCGAGGACGAGACCGCCCGCGAACTCGCGGAGAGTTTCGACGAACTCTGGGAGCAAGCGGATACCTGGCGCATGGACGACTGA